In one window of Henckelia pumila isolate YLH828 chromosome 1, ASM3356847v2, whole genome shotgun sequence DNA:
- the LOC140893717 gene encoding protein LOW PSII ACCUMULATION 1, chloroplastic isoform X1, with protein sequence MAAAAALAPPYHRRSQLPCFLPPDSIVTVISRAWFLRRQTPLSSSIWTSSKHTRTSPDTLIHCSPSPTPPSTSEESSVPTAESCVNLGLSLFAKGRVKDALTQFDTALTLNPNLEEAQAALYNKACCLAYRGEGKKAADCLRTALREYNLKFGTILNDPDLASFRALPEFKELQEEVCFPNMSATRPPFDQSILCLASCILIFLSKFCLQARLGGEDIGYGFRRDLKLISEVQAPFRGVRRFFYVAFTAAAGISLLFTIPRLFLAIQGGDGAPGLWETSGNAAINIGGIVVLVALFLWDNKKEEEQIAQITRDETLSRLPLCLSTNRIVELVQLRDTARPVILAGNKETVALALKKAERFRTELLSRGVILVPVIWGEGKEPKIAKKGFGLSPKAGASLPSIGEEFDNRTQSVVAKSKLKAEIRFKAEVVSPVEWERWIRDQQKSEGITPGEDVYVVLRLDGRVRKSGRGMPDWQEIVKELPPMEAFLSKIER encoded by the exons ATGGCCGCAGCAGCAGCTCTGGCGCCGCCCTACCACCGCCGGAGTCAATTGCCCTGCTTCCTGCCGCCGGATTCCATCGTCACCGTAATATCTAGAGCATGGTTTCTCAGGCGACAAACACCATTGTCCTCTTCCATTTGGACCTCATCAAAGCATACGAGAACTTCTCCCGACACACTGATCCATTGCTCTCCTTCTCCCACTCCTCCATCTACTTCAGAGGAATCGAGTGTGCCCACAGCTGAATCTTGTGTCAACTTGGGTCTCTCACTTTTCGCCAAAGGACGG GTTAAAGATGCACTCACACAATTTGACACTGCTCTCACTTTGAATCCAAACCTCGAGGAAGCTCAAGCTGCCCTGTACAATAAAGCCTGCTGCCTTGCTTACAG GGGGGAAGGAAAGAAAGCTGCCGATTGTTTGCGAACTGCATTGAGAGAATACAATCTAAAGTTTGGAACCATTCTTAATGATCCTGATTTAGCATCATTTCGAGCATTGCCTGAATTCAAAGAATTGCAGGAAGAGGTTTGCTTCCCAAATATGTCAGCCACCCGCCCCCCCTTCGACCAATCTATTTTGTGTCTGGCATCCTGTATCTTGATCTTTTTGTCTAAATTTTGTTTACAGGCTAGACTAGGCGGAGAAGATATAGGCTATGGTTTCCGGAGGGATCTTAAACTCATAAGTGAGGTCCAAGCGCCATTTCGTGGGGTTCGCAGATTTTTTTATGTAGCATTTACGGCAGCGGCTGGAATTTCTTTGTTATTCACCATACCTAGGCTATTCCTTGCAATTCAAGGTGGTGATGGTGCTCCTGGCCTCTGGGAAACCTCGGGAAATGCAGCAATAAATATTGGCG GTATTGTTGTTCTTGTGGCTTTATTTTTGTGGGACAACAAGAAAGAGGAGGAACAGATCGCACAGATTACAAGAGATGAAACTCTATCAAGGCTGCCCCTGTGCCTTTCAACAAACAGGATCGTGGAACTTGTGCAGCTACGAGACACAGCAAGGCCC GTTATTTTGGCTGGCAATAAAGAAACTGTTGCTTTGGCATTGAAGAAGGCCGAAAGGTTCCGAACTGAGCTTCTGAGTCGAGGGGTTATTCTGGTTCCTGTCATATGGGGTGAAGGGAAAGAACCGAAAATTGCAAAGAAAGGCTTTGGTCTTTCTCCCAAGGCAGGTGCATCTCTTCCATCTATTGGG GAAGAATTTGATAACAGAACCCAATCCGTAGTAGCGAAATCAAAACTCAAAGCTGAGATTCGATTCAAGGCAGAAGTGGTATCACCGGTTGAATGGGAAAG GTGGATCAGAGATCAACAGAAATCTGAAGGCATAACTCCCGGTGAAGATGTTTACGTAGTTCTTCGTCTAGATGGACGTGTTCGAAAATCTGGACGG GGGATGCCTGATTGGCAAGAAATTGTGAAGGAGCTGCCACCCATGGAAGCATTTTTGAGCAAGATTGAAAGATAG
- the LOC140893717 gene encoding protein LOW PSII ACCUMULATION 1, chloroplastic isoform X2: MAAAAALAPPYHRRSQLPCFLPPDSIVTVISRAWFLRRQTPLSSSIWTSSKHTRTSPDTLIHCSPSPTPPSTSEESSVPTAESCVNLGLSLFAKGRVKDALTQFDTALTLNPNLEEAQAALYNKACCLAYRGEGKKAADCLRTALREYNLKFGTILNDPDLASFRALPEFKELQEEARLGGEDIGYGFRRDLKLISEVQAPFRGVRRFFYVAFTAAAGISLLFTIPRLFLAIQGGDGAPGLWETSGNAAINIGGIVVLVALFLWDNKKEEEQIAQITRDETLSRLPLCLSTNRIVELVQLRDTARPVILAGNKETVALALKKAERFRTELLSRGVILVPVIWGEGKEPKIAKKGFGLSPKAGASLPSIGEEFDNRTQSVVAKSKLKAEIRFKAEVVSPVEWERWIRDQQKSEGITPGEDVYVVLRLDGRVRKSGRGMPDWQEIVKELPPMEAFLSKIER; this comes from the exons ATGGCCGCAGCAGCAGCTCTGGCGCCGCCCTACCACCGCCGGAGTCAATTGCCCTGCTTCCTGCCGCCGGATTCCATCGTCACCGTAATATCTAGAGCATGGTTTCTCAGGCGACAAACACCATTGTCCTCTTCCATTTGGACCTCATCAAAGCATACGAGAACTTCTCCCGACACACTGATCCATTGCTCTCCTTCTCCCACTCCTCCATCTACTTCAGAGGAATCGAGTGTGCCCACAGCTGAATCTTGTGTCAACTTGGGTCTCTCACTTTTCGCCAAAGGACGG GTTAAAGATGCACTCACACAATTTGACACTGCTCTCACTTTGAATCCAAACCTCGAGGAAGCTCAAGCTGCCCTGTACAATAAAGCCTGCTGCCTTGCTTACAG GGGGGAAGGAAAGAAAGCTGCCGATTGTTTGCGAACTGCATTGAGAGAATACAATCTAAAGTTTGGAACCATTCTTAATGATCCTGATTTAGCATCATTTCGAGCATTGCCTGAATTCAAAGAATTGCAGGAAGAG GCTAGACTAGGCGGAGAAGATATAGGCTATGGTTTCCGGAGGGATCTTAAACTCATAAGTGAGGTCCAAGCGCCATTTCGTGGGGTTCGCAGATTTTTTTATGTAGCATTTACGGCAGCGGCTGGAATTTCTTTGTTATTCACCATACCTAGGCTATTCCTTGCAATTCAAGGTGGTGATGGTGCTCCTGGCCTCTGGGAAACCTCGGGAAATGCAGCAATAAATATTGGCG GTATTGTTGTTCTTGTGGCTTTATTTTTGTGGGACAACAAGAAAGAGGAGGAACAGATCGCACAGATTACAAGAGATGAAACTCTATCAAGGCTGCCCCTGTGCCTTTCAACAAACAGGATCGTGGAACTTGTGCAGCTACGAGACACAGCAAGGCCC GTTATTTTGGCTGGCAATAAAGAAACTGTTGCTTTGGCATTGAAGAAGGCCGAAAGGTTCCGAACTGAGCTTCTGAGTCGAGGGGTTATTCTGGTTCCTGTCATATGGGGTGAAGGGAAAGAACCGAAAATTGCAAAGAAAGGCTTTGGTCTTTCTCCCAAGGCAGGTGCATCTCTTCCATCTATTGGG GAAGAATTTGATAACAGAACCCAATCCGTAGTAGCGAAATCAAAACTCAAAGCTGAGATTCGATTCAAGGCAGAAGTGGTATCACCGGTTGAATGGGAAAG GTGGATCAGAGATCAACAGAAATCTGAAGGCATAACTCCCGGTGAAGATGTTTACGTAGTTCTTCGTCTAGATGGACGTGTTCGAAAATCTGGACGG GGGATGCCTGATTGGCAAGAAATTGTGAAGGAGCTGCCACCCATGGAAGCATTTTTGAGCAAGATTGAAAGATAG